GGTGCGGCGCGAGCTGCCGCACGGCGAGGTGACGGTGCGCGCCGTCGGCGGCGGCCTGCGCGTGCCGGGCAGCGACACGCTCATCGCGTGCGCGGCCATCACGGTCAGCATCGCCGACCCCGAGGAGCCGCGGCGATGACGACCGCGACGACCGGCATCGGCTTGAAGCGGCTCCAGCACCTCGTCCTCTGGGTGTCGAACGTCGAGCGCAGCGTGCGCTTCTACCACGACGTGCTGGGCTTCGAGGTGAAGAAGCGATATCCGAACGCGGCTTTTTTGAGGATCTCCGGCAGCCCCGACGACCATCACCTCGGTCTCTTCGAGCAGACGGGCATGGCCGCGCCCGACGAGGGCGTGGCGCGCATGTACCACTCGGCGTGGGAGGTCGGCGACATCACCGACCTCGTGC
This region of Candidatus Methylomirabilota bacterium genomic DNA includes:
- a CDS encoding VOC family protein translates to MTTATTGIGLKRLQHLVLWVSNVERSVRFYHDVLGFEVKKRYPNAAFLRISGSPDDHHLGLFEQTGMAAPDEGVARMYHSAWEVGDITDLVRARQRLGEAGALVGSSNHGVSLSLYAKDPDGLEFEIFWTVPGGVSARTTELDLEGELAHRGLAIS